One Amycolatopsis tolypomycina DNA segment encodes these proteins:
- a CDS encoding ATP-binding cassette domain-containing protein produces the protein MITLRGLTKRYGEKTVVDALTCDVAPGQVTGFLGPNGAGKSTTMRMTVGLDHPQAGEVLVGGKRYAELRHPLREVGALLDAKALHPGRSAGKHLLAMARSNGIAASRVEEVLATVGLSDVAGKRAGQFSLGMGQRLGIAGALLGDPGVLLFDEPVNGLDPDGVRWVRQLMRSLAAEGRTVFVSSHLMSEMQLTADHLVVIGKGKLLADAPVPEFIAGNSRTTVAVRVPAAAELSALDARLRAEGGLTHPGEPGELVVDGIAVTRVGDLVHELGIRVHGLAERTASLEQAYMELTASSVEYGVSA, from the coding sequence ATGATCACACTCAGGGGACTCACGAAGCGCTACGGGGAGAAAACCGTCGTCGACGCGCTCACCTGTGACGTCGCACCGGGGCAGGTGACCGGTTTTCTCGGGCCCAACGGCGCCGGGAAGTCGACGACCATGCGGATGACGGTCGGGCTCGACCACCCGCAGGCGGGCGAGGTCCTGGTCGGCGGGAAGCGGTACGCCGAGCTGCGGCACCCGCTGCGGGAGGTCGGCGCGCTGCTCGACGCCAAGGCCCTGCACCCCGGCCGCAGCGCCGGGAAGCACCTGCTGGCCATGGCGCGCAGCAACGGCATCGCGGCGAGCCGCGTCGAGGAGGTCCTGGCGACCGTCGGGCTGTCCGACGTCGCCGGCAAGCGGGCCGGCCAGTTCTCCCTCGGCATGGGGCAGCGGCTGGGCATCGCGGGCGCGCTGCTCGGCGACCCGGGGGTGCTGCTGTTCGACGAGCCGGTCAACGGCCTCGACCCGGACGGCGTCCGCTGGGTGCGGCAGCTGATGCGCTCGCTGGCGGCCGAGGGGCGGACGGTGTTCGTCTCCAGCCACCTGATGAGCGAGATGCAGCTGACCGCCGACCACCTCGTGGTGATCGGCAAGGGCAAGCTGCTGGCCGACGCCCCGGTGCCGGAGTTCATCGCGGGCAACTCCCGCACCACGGTCGCGGTCCGCGTCCCGGCCGCCGCCGAGCTTTCCGCGTTGGACGCACGGCTGCGCGCCGAGGGCGGGCTGACGCACCCGGGCGAGCCGGGCGAGCTGGTGGTGGACGGCATCGCCGTCACCCGCGTCGGCGACCTCGTGCACGAGCTGGGGATCCGCGTGCACGGGCTCGCCGAGCGGACGGCGTCGCTCGAGCAGGCGTACATGGAACTGACGGCTTCTTCGGTGGAATACGGGGTTTCGGCATGA
- the hrpB gene encoding ATP-dependent helicase HrpB: MKLPDLPVRSVLPDVLAALDSHGAAVLVAPPGTGKTTLVPLALASGDGRVVVAEPRRLAARAAAARMAAILGEPVGETVGYAVRGDRKVSARTRIEVVTSGLLVRRVQGDPELPGVSTVLLDECHERHLDADLLLALLLDVRAGLREDLRLLTTSATVASGRLAALLGDAPVVTATARTYPVEFSYVPPARGERVEACVARAVRTALASGDGDVLAFLPGAGEIARTAGLLRLSELDTVDVLPLHGRLSAAHQDDALRPRDRRRVVLATAVAESSLTVPGVRAVVDSGLARVPRVDHRRGLPGLATVRVSAAVAAQRSGRAGREAPGRAYRCWAEHEQATLPAYPEPEIRTAELARLALELACWSTPDGSGLAWWDPPGEGALAAGRALLATLGATAEDGTVTPRGRRMADLGLHPRLARALLDGAAEVGARNAAEVVALLDAGATLTDVHAELRRLRSAGDEGARRWKREVDRLAKLVTGTGQPDPALVVALAHPERLARRRPGGAPVYLMAGGTAAELPPGSGLDAEWLAVAEATRDPGRVHGTIRLAAAADERLATRVAGVSEVDEVTWDGDVVARRVRKLGAITLSGKPLEDADVHDALVAGLRAEGLGLLRWSQDATRLRDRMAFLHRVLGPPWPAVDDATLLSDVDSWLNLGTARRKADLANLDAGTALKALLPWPEAAKLDDLAPDRLEVPSGSHIRVDYTGDQPVLAVKLQETFGWTETPVLAGVPVVLHLLSPAGRPAAITADLASFWTSGYPAVRADLRGRYPKHPWPEDPAGAVPTRHTRRRT, translated from the coding sequence GTGAAGCTCCCCGACCTGCCGGTCCGGTCCGTGCTGCCCGACGTCCTGGCCGCGCTGGACTCCCACGGTGCCGCCGTGCTCGTGGCGCCGCCCGGCACGGGCAAGACGACGCTGGTGCCCCTCGCGCTGGCTTCGGGTGACGGCCGGGTCGTGGTCGCCGAGCCGCGGCGGCTGGCGGCCCGCGCCGCGGCGGCCCGGATGGCGGCCATCCTCGGGGAGCCGGTCGGCGAGACCGTCGGGTACGCGGTGCGCGGCGACCGGAAGGTGTCCGCGCGGACCCGGATCGAGGTCGTGACGTCGGGGTTGCTGGTGCGGCGCGTGCAGGGCGACCCGGAACTGCCCGGCGTCTCGACGGTGCTGCTCGACGAGTGCCACGAGCGGCACCTGGACGCCGACCTGCTGCTGGCGCTGCTCCTGGACGTCCGCGCCGGGCTGCGCGAAGACCTGCGGCTGCTGACGACGTCGGCGACGGTCGCGTCCGGCAGGCTCGCGGCCCTGCTCGGCGACGCCCCGGTCGTCACGGCCACGGCCCGGACGTACCCGGTGGAGTTCTCCTACGTCCCGCCGGCGCGCGGTGAGCGTGTCGAGGCGTGTGTCGCGCGGGCGGTGCGGACGGCGTTGGCCTCGGGCGACGGCGACGTGCTCGCGTTTCTGCCCGGAGCCGGGGAGATCGCGCGGACCGCCGGGTTGCTGCGACTGTCCGAATTGGACACTGTGGACGTCCTCCCGCTGCACGGCCGGTTGTCGGCGGCGCACCAGGACGACGCGCTGCGGCCGCGTGACCGGCGCCGGGTGGTGCTGGCGACGGCGGTGGCGGAGTCGAGCCTGACGGTGCCGGGCGTGCGCGCGGTGGTGGACTCGGGACTGGCGCGCGTGCCGCGGGTGGACCACCGGCGCGGGCTGCCGGGCCTGGCCACGGTCCGCGTGTCGGCCGCGGTCGCCGCCCAGCGGTCCGGACGCGCGGGCCGCGAGGCGCCCGGGCGCGCGTACCGCTGCTGGGCCGAGCACGAGCAGGCGACGCTGCCGGCGTACCCCGAGCCGGAGATCCGCACGGCCGAGCTGGCCCGGCTGGCGTTGGAGCTGGCGTGCTGGTCGACCCCCGACGGCAGCGGCCTCGCCTGGTGGGACCCCCCGGGCGAAGGAGCCTTGGCGGCGGGCCGGGCGCTCCTGGCGACACTGGGCGCGACCGCCGAAGACGGGACGGTGACCCCGCGCGGGCGGCGGATGGCGGACCTCGGCCTGCACCCACGGCTGGCCCGCGCGCTGCTGGACGGAGCTGCCGAAGTCGGCGCCCGCAACGCGGCCGAGGTGGTGGCGCTGCTGGACGCGGGCGCGACCCTGACGGACGTGCACGCGGAGCTGCGCCGCCTGCGCTCGGCGGGCGACGAAGGCGCGCGGCGCTGGAAGCGCGAGGTGGACCGCCTCGCCAAGCTGGTCACCGGGACGGGACAGCCGGATCCCGCGCTGGTCGTCGCCCTCGCGCATCCCGAGCGGCTGGCCCGGCGGCGTCCGGGTGGCGCGCCCGTCTACCTCATGGCGGGCGGCACCGCGGCCGAACTCCCACCCGGCAGCGGCCTCGACGCCGAGTGGCTGGCCGTCGCCGAAGCCACCCGCGACCCCGGCCGCGTCCACGGCACCATCCGCCTCGCCGCGGCCGCCGACGAACGCCTCGCCACCCGCGTCGCCGGGGTGTCCGAAGTGGACGAAGTCACCTGGGACGGCGACGTCGTGGCCCGGCGCGTCCGCAAGCTCGGCGCCATCACGCTGTCCGGGAAGCCGCTCGAGGACGCCGACGTGCACGACGCGCTCGTCGCCGGGCTCCGCGCCGAGGGCTTGGGCCTCCTCAGGTGGAGCCAGGACGCGACCCGCCTCCGCGACCGGATGGCGTTCCTGCACCGCGTCCTCGGCCCGCCGTGGCCCGCGGTGGACGACGCCACCCTGCTGTCCGATGTGGACAGCTGGCTGAACCTCGGCACCGCCCGCCGGAAGGCGGACCTCGCGAACCTCGACGCGGGCACGGCGCTGAAGGCGCTGCTCCCCTGGCCGGAAGCCGCGAAGCTCGACGACCTCGCTCCGGACCGCCTCGAAGTGCCGTCGGGGTCGCACATCCGCGTCGACTACACCGGCGACCAGCCGGTCCTGGCGGTGAAACTCCAAGAGACGTTCGGCTGGACCGAAACGCCCGTGCTCGCCGGCGTCCCGGTGGTGCTGCACCTGCTCTCCCCCGCCGGCCGCCCGGCCGCGATCACCGCCGATCTGGCGTCTTTCTGGACGTCGGGCTACCCGGCCGTGCGCGCCGACCTGCGCGGCCGCTACCCCAAGCACCCCTGGCCGGAGGACCCGGCCGGCGCCGTCCCGACCCGGCACACGCGCCGCCGCACCTGA
- a CDS encoding ABC transporter permease encodes MTASVEVRGGGLSGAVASEWTKFWSVRATWWCLVAGTALMLFYGTLSAIAQRVGDDPQGAHTVALGGGFYLTQFAVIALATLFVTSEYAGGGIRSTLLWTPVRSRVVLAKAAALAPVLFAYGVLLSSAGMALATTVMDGHGLPTSFEAAFTTASGMGGYFAVLGLLCTGIAWALRSAAGTLVSVIVLLVPLPLIVASLGLPEAMPYFPGIAGVNAMVEAGQPNPITMTVAPYAPWVGLVICAAWAATALVTGAAVLRRRDA; translated from the coding sequence ATGACGGCATCGGTGGAGGTACGCGGCGGCGGCCTGTCGGGCGCGGTGGCTTCGGAGTGGACGAAGTTCTGGTCGGTCCGCGCCACGTGGTGGTGCCTGGTGGCGGGAACGGCGCTGATGTTGTTCTACGGAACGCTGTCGGCCATCGCCCAGCGCGTCGGCGACGACCCACAGGGCGCCCACACGGTGGCCCTCGGCGGCGGGTTTTATTTGACCCAGTTCGCGGTGATCGCCCTGGCAACGCTGTTCGTGACGAGCGAGTACGCGGGCGGAGGCATCCGGTCGACGCTGCTGTGGACCCCGGTCCGGTCCCGGGTGGTCCTGGCGAAGGCGGCGGCGCTGGCCCCGGTCCTGTTCGCGTACGGAGTGCTGCTGTCGTCAGCGGGAATGGCACTGGCCACAACGGTGATGGACGGCCACGGCCTGCCGACGTCGTTCGAAGCGGCCTTCACGACGGCATCGGGCATGGGCGGGTATTTCGCAGTGCTGGGCCTGCTGTGCACGGGCATCGCCTGGGCCCTGCGCAGCGCGGCGGGCACGCTGGTGTCGGTGATCGTGCTGCTGGTGCCGTTGCCGCTGATCGTGGCATCGCTGGGCTTGCCGGAGGCGATGCCGTACTTCCCGGGGATCGCGGGCGTGAACGCGATGGTCGAGGCAGGCCAACCAAACCCGATCACGATGACGGTGGCCCCGTACGCACCCTGGGTCGGGCTGGTGATCTGCGCGGCGTGGGCCGCAACGGCGCTGGTGACGGGCGCGGCGGTGTTGCGCAGGCGGGACGCCTGA
- a CDS encoding TetR/AcrR family transcriptional regulator, which produces MDVIADAAIEVIAAEGMRGLTHRAVDRAAGLPVGSTSYYARTRAALLELAIARIVVLDQAAPKSSGSLAEFVAGYAFDAITSGRTRMLARYEFALEATRRPELRATYDEGGLQIRRQATAVLAASGSADPERHARIVVDWMEGTIFGALAGTGSLAPPSLEELVASAREILAGIGVA; this is translated from the coding sequence GTGGACGTGATTGCGGACGCAGCGATCGAGGTGATCGCGGCGGAGGGCATGCGCGGCCTGACCCACCGGGCGGTGGACCGCGCTGCGGGCCTGCCAGTGGGCTCGACGTCGTACTACGCGCGCACCCGGGCGGCGCTGCTGGAGCTGGCGATCGCGCGGATCGTGGTGCTGGACCAGGCGGCGCCGAAGTCGTCGGGGTCGTTGGCGGAGTTCGTCGCGGGATACGCGTTCGACGCGATCACTTCGGGCCGGACGCGGATGCTGGCGCGGTACGAGTTCGCGCTGGAGGCCACGCGGCGCCCGGAGCTGCGCGCGACGTACGACGAGGGCGGCCTCCAGATCCGGCGCCAGGCGACGGCGGTGCTGGCGGCGTCCGGTTCGGCGGACCCCGAGCGGCACGCGCGGATCGTGGTGGACTGGATGGAGGGCACGATCTTCGGGGCGTTGGCGGGGACCGGATCGTTGGCGCCGCCGAGTCTGGAGGAGCTGGTGGCGAGCGCCCGGGAGATCCTGGCGGGGATCGGCGTGGCGTGA